One Gossypium raimondii isolate GPD5lz chromosome 3, ASM2569854v1, whole genome shotgun sequence genomic window carries:
- the LOC105797190 gene encoding 30S ribosomal protein S13, chloroplastic has protein sequence MAQTLAMPVAPSLSFICNKVSSMSLSNTASLPVSNPPKHHGLSIVCVRVGGVEIPNNKRVEFSLQYIHGIGRTRARKILCDLQMENKITKDLSEEELITIRDEVSKYMIEGDLRRFNALNIRRLKEIQCYRGVRHIQGLPCRGQHTKNNCRTLKGKRVAIAGKKKAPR, from the exons atggcGCAAACCCTGGCGATGCCTGTTGCACCCTCTCTCTCCTTTATATGCAACAAAGTAAGCTCTATGTCTCTCTCCAACACTGCTTCCCTCCCCGTTTCAAACCCTCCCAAG CATCATGGTCTAAGCATTGTATGCGTTCGTGTTGGCGGAGTGGAAATTCCAAACAACAAGAGAGTGGAATTCTCTCTGCAGTACATCCATGGGATTGGTCGCACGAGGGCTCGTAAAATCCTATGTGATCTCCAAATGGAGAACAAAATCACCAAAGATTTGTCGGAGGAAGAGCTCATTACGATTCGTGATGAAGTCTCCAAATATATGATTGAAGGCGACTTG AGGCGGTTCAATGCTCTTAATATACGGCGATTGAAAGAGATTCAGTGCTACCGAGGGGTTCGCCATATTCAGGGATTGCCTTGTAGAGGACAGCACACCAAAAACAATTGCCGGACTTTGAAGGGTAAGAGAGTTGCCATTGCTGGTAAGAAGAAAGCCCCTCGTTGA